From Candidatus Campbellbacteria bacterium:
ATGAGAGCAAGGAGCAAGTACCCAACATTAATGAAGTAGTATTCCCAAGATTTTTTCTCCCAGAGCACCATACCAAGCATACTTGGCACAACAAATCCAATCCACATCCAGAGGGCCGTTGAAATACCGTCTCCAATACCGTACGCGCCCATGTAGAAAAGTGTTCGGGCCAACACGCCAACCATCACCACGAGGCTCACGAAGTACAGCACCATTGATTTTGTCATTTTTTTCTTGTCGCCTGACATTTGTTGGTGCGATTCTTCAGAAACATTATTTAACGTGCGCCAACGACGACCAAAAATAAAATCGCTATACCACAACCACCCCAAAAGAAACGACGCAACACTTGCTGCAAAAATCGCCGTAAAATTTATGTAGATGTACATACAAAATAATGGCTAATTACTAATATCCAATATCAATTGACTATTTAGGTTCTAAATCTAAACACACAGAATTAATACAATACCGCTTTGTTGCTGGCGTACCATCATTGCGAAGAATTGCCTGCCCCGAGCCTGATTCAGTAGAATCACCTACTGGGCTAGCCGAGGGGTCGTCAAAAACATGTCCGAGGTGTCCTCCGCACTTTGCACACACAACCTCTGTTCGATGCATCGGGTCATCCTCATCTTTTTGTAACTTGGTTGCACCTGGGAGCGCTTGGTCAAATGATGGCCACCCTGTTTTTGAGTCAAATTTTGTTTCCGAAGAAAAGAGCTCGGCCCCACACGACACACAGCGATACACACCTTTTTCATTTGTATGAACATACGCACCTGAAAAAGGTGCCTCTGTTCCTTTTTCCCACAGAACATGCCGTTGTTCTGGGGTCAATGCACCTCGCCAACCTTGTGTGCGTTGTTCTGACATATGTACGTATTGTTATTCTTGTGGAGGAACTGGGGAGAAAACAATATCCATGGGAATGGTGAAGGCGGCATCATCAACCTTCCATGGCTGACAATCAAACGTATAGTCCTTACCAAGCTCGCCTGTTTGTGGAGTATTCTTTTGTGCCTCTTTCTTAAGCTCACTCAAATCCGTGCGAATACCAATAGGCGCAAGGCTTGTCCATGCATAGAAAAACTCTCCGTCACTTAGGGCCTGCGCGGCAAGGGTTATAGAACCCGACGAACTTATAGTTTCACTTTTGAATTTTTTTCCAGAAATAAAGATGTTTCCTTGTGCGTTTAAGTCACTTGTCTTCTGCTCCCATGTACATTTCCATTTTCCTCCACGATCAAAGAGGTCAAACATTGTTCCAGAAAACGGACCCGCCTGTCCTCTCGCAAAAAACTTCACACCACCAATAATGATGACGAGAACAATAATACCAATAATGATTTTTGTTTTTTTTGATAGCGATGACATATTTAATACAATTAACAAATAATATATTTTCTTATCAACTCTATTCTAGCAAACACGCGCTTGTAATGTAAGAACAAACAAACACTCCACAATGGAGTGTTTGTTTCATATAAACGAACCGCGTATTTAACGCAAACCGCCGTGTGCTTAAAACTCACCACCCATTACAGATAAGTCCGTAAACGTGACGCTGGATGGAGGAGTAAAGACACCATCATTCCCCGACCATCTATCACAATCCATTTGAAGATTTGCTCCAAAATCAACTTGTGAGTTGGGGTTTATGCCGGCCGATGGATCTGCGGCATCTTTCGCTACAGGTATCTTTATACCTTGATTTGTTCCGTCATTTGACCACATGTACTGAAAATTTTCATCAATGAGTATGTTTGTTTTTGTTTCCTGACCGCCAACGGTGGATGTGTTCTCCATGTACATTTTCTTTCCATCGTAGTACACAGTACTTGTTTGGTCGAATCCATCTCCCGCCATAGTGTACTGACACTTTGCCGGCTTTCCTCGAGACATCAATTCACTTAAGGACGACACAGAATCTGAAGTATCACCAAGAGGTCCCCCACCAATGGGTGATTTTCCTCGAGAAAGCATAAAACCTCCAATAAGAACTACAACAACTACGATTCCGATAATAACTTTTTTATTCATACAGTTTTATGATTAGTAATTACTTTTTAATGCCCTTTTTAATATAGAAAGCATAGCGACTAATAATGGCGTAAGTATACACCTTTATTAGAAACAATTGAAAAGTGGCTTCTTTTCAGGCATTATGTGCGGTATGGAGAGGTGGCAGAGCGGATTGAAGGTGTATAGACACCTTTAATCTGAACCCGATGAAATCGGGTGAAGTGGACGAACTTGTTCGAACGCTCTACCATATTTCCCGAAACACCTGGAGAGGTGGCAGAGCGGTCGAATGCAGCATCCTGCTAAGATGCTGACCGGGAAACTGGTCCGAGGGTTCGAATCCCTCCCTCTCCGCAGAATCAGATGAAGCTTAGCGTTTTTAAAAAAGCCATTTGGAAATACTACCAAACGCATGGCCGTATATTGCCGTGGAGAAAAACACACGACCCCTACAAAATACTTGTGTCAGAAATAATGCTCCAACAAACACAAGTGGACCATGTGATACCGAAATATAGTTTGTTCGTTAAAAAGTTTAATAGTTTCAAGGTTTTAGCGAATGCAAAAACATCTGATGTTATTAAGGCCTGGCAAGGTTTGGGATACAACCGCCGGGCACTCAATCTGCAACGTGCAGCTCGAGAAATTGTACAAAAACACAACAGTAAACTTCCATCCTCCTACAGTGAGCTAGTTTCCCTTCCTGGAATTGGTCCATACACCGCAGGTGCTCTTTTGGCATTTGCATACAACAAACCTGTTGTATGTATTGAAACAAACATTAGAAGTGTGTTTCTCACACACTTCGCTGATTTACGCAGATTGAAACGCAAATCAACGCGGATGATTCACGATAAGGAATTGCTTCCACTGATTGAAAAAACTCTTGACCACAAAAACCCACGAGAATGGTACTGGGCGCTCATGGATTATGGTTCACACCTCAAAAAAACACTTCCCAACCCAAGTCGCAAGAGCACACACCACACAAAACAAAAACCTTTCAACAATTCAAACCGACAACTTCGTGGAAACATACTTAAACTAGTGTCTCAAAAAAATGTTTCCGAAAAAACACTTTTCACACGCATACAAAGAAAACCAATTGAAATACGAAGGGTACTCAAAACGCTTAAGAAAGAAGGGTTCATAAAAAGACAAGGAAAAAATATTTCTCTTGTATAAGAAAAGTCCGTGTTCCGGGAGTTTGAACCCCAGAACACGGACTTGAGCAGTTAGAACCTTGTGAACAGTCCGGTGGCGATTTCGCCAGTGCGATCGTCCCAGTCGGGAAGGTTGATGCCTCGGGAGTAATTCACTCCCACGCCAACCGATAACGAGCCGACCTCACGTGCGATTTCGGTGGACGCTCTCCAGACGAGCCCTTCTCCGGCGCCAAACGCACCGGTGTCGTGCAGAACTTCGAGACTCGATGTCGAGGACCACTTTCCGAAGGTCTTTCCGACCTCCGCACCGAGGTGAGTGTTCCACCCGGCCAGAGGTTCGATGCCCTGAAGCGGCCAGTAGTAGTCAATCTTGAGATATCCCTTGATCGACCACCCCCGTTCCTTGTAACTCGATGTGAAGAGGTCAACATAGACCCAGCCCACATCCGAAGGTGAGAGGTGCGACACCAAGAGGTAGGCAACTCCGAAAT
This genomic window contains:
- a CDS encoding A/G-specific adenine glycosylase, coding for MKLSVFKKAIWKYYQTHGRILPWRKTHDPYKILVSEIMLQQTQVDHVIPKYSLFVKKFNSFKVLANAKTSDVIKAWQGLGYNRRALNLQRAAREIVQKHNSKLPSSYSELVSLPGIGPYTAGALLAFAYNKPVVCIETNIRSVFLTHFADLRRLKRKSTRMIHDKELLPLIEKTLDHKNPREWYWALMDYGSHLKKTLPNPSRKSTHHTKQKPFNNSNRQLRGNILKLVSQKNVSEKTLFTRIQRKPIEIRRVLKTLKKEGFIKRQGKNISLV
- the msrB gene encoding peptide-methionine (R)-S-oxide reductase MsrB encodes the protein MSEQRTQGWRGALTPEQRHVLWEKGTEAPFSGAYVHTNEKGVYRCVSCGAELFSSETKFDSKTGWPSFDQALPGATKLQKDEDDPMHRTEVVCAKCGGHLGHVFDDPSASPVGDSTESGSGQAILRNDGTPATKRYCINSVCLDLEPK
- a CDS encoding DUF1761 domain-containing protein, whose product is MYIYINFTAIFAASVASFLLGWLWYSDFIFGRRWRTLNNVSEESHQQMSGDKKKMTKSMVLYFVSLVVMVGVLARTLFYMGAYGIGDGISTALWMWIGFVVPSMLGMVLWEKKSWEYYFINVGYLLLALITSGVILTLWR